DNA from Amorphoplanes friuliensis DSM 7358:
GACAGCCCCGCCCGCGAAATCCTCGCCAGCGTCCGCTGCACCGACCCAGCAGCAGTCCCACTCCAGTCGGTCGCGCCGGCGGGGATGACACCGGCGGCCTTCCGAGCCCCCGCACCGACAACACCCGCCCCCTTGGCGGCGATGTCCCGACCCTTCGACAGCGTCGACTGAGCACCGGGGTGGTTCTCCAGGTACGTGGCCGCACGCCGACCGAGTGCGGCGGCACCGTTGGACACACCCTCACCGGCACTGCGCAACGCAGCCGACAACGGCCTCCCCTTGAACCGCTGAACATCCCGCCACGCCGCCTGCTCGTACTCCGAGGGTTCTGCCATGCCGCACAGGCTAGCGATCCGCAGCCCCGCCCAGGGTCAGGCGGACGGTGGACACGACAAACCGACTACACCATAACTGTCATTATGATGTAGCGCCGTTTTGTCCGAATCCAGCACTGTCCCTGGATTACTGGATTGCTGTTAATGGCAATCCGATAATTACCGGGCAGAGCCGGGAGCGCGGCCGAACTAGGGTCGGCGTATGGAAGAACTCCCTCACGCTTCGTCGTTCGGCGCTGCGGCCGCCGCTTATGCCGAACACCGTCCGGACTACGCGCAGGACGCGGTCAGGTGGGTGCTCGATGCTGCCCCCGGCATTCGGGTGCTCGACCTCGGTGCCGGGACGGGGAAGCTCACCGCCACCCTCGTTGCAGCCGGCGCTGACGTCACCGCCGTCGAGCCGGACCCGGCGATGCTGGCCGAGCTGCGCCGCACGCTGCCGCAGATCCGGGCCCTGCCGGGGAACGCCGAGGTGATCCCGCTGCCGGACGCCACCTTCGACGCCGTCGTCTCCGGAAACGCCATGCACTGGTTCGACATGGCCGTCGCCGGCCCCGAGATCACCCGCGTCCTGGCCCCCGGCGGCGTCCTGGCCGGACTGTGGAACGTTGTCGACGACCGCGTCGACTGGGTCGCCGGCCTGGCGAAGGTGAGCGGTAGCGCCGCCATCGGCCCGCGAGACACCCCGGACGCCTGGCGTGCGGAGACGGCCGGTATGGCCTCGGGCTTTGTCGCCCCGGAGCAGGCCGAGTTTCCACACGGGCAGCGCCGCACCGCCGACTCCCTCGTCGCGACACTCGGCACCCGAGCCGGGATGCTCGTCATGCCGGACGAGGAACGCCAAGCCGCCCTCGGCCGGATCCGCGCATTCCTGGCGAGCCGCCCGGAAACCGCGGACGGCGAGTTCACCCTCCCGATGCTGACCTGCGTCCTCCGCGCCCACCGGCCCGCTTGACGCTGACACTGTTTCGACTCGGCGCCGGAGCCGTTGTCAGGTAGGCCCGCCGAGGGAATCGTCTGCTGCGAATCCGTCGAGGGCGCGAAGGACGTGCCGGCGCGTCTCGGCGGTGCCGAGATGCCCTGCGCTCTCGATCACGGTCAAAGTCGAGTCGGGCCAGGCGCGGTGCAGGTCCCACGCAGTTTGCAGTGGGCCGCCCAGGTCGAGTCGGCCATGGATGAGGAAACCGGGGATGCCGGCCAGCCGGCCGGCATCGCGAAGCAGTGCGTTCTCCTCCAGCCACGCACCGTGGGAGAAGTAGTGCGCGCAGATTCGCACGAAGGCCAGCCGGGCCGCGGGAGGGCGATCGCCGTACGGATGGGATGCGCCGCCGGTCTCACCGGACAGAACCGCGTCCTCCCAGGCGCACCAGTCGATCGTGGCCCTTTCCCGCACGGCAGGATCAGGATGTTCCATGAGGCGGGCGTAGGCAGCGACGACGTTCCCGTCGCGGGGTGTGCCCGGCGCGCCTTGGAGGAACCGCTCCCACTGCTCGGGGAAGAACCGGCCGACGCCCCGGTAGAGCCAGTCGATGTCGGCGCGCCGGGTCATGGTGACGG
Protein-coding regions in this window:
- a CDS encoding class I SAM-dependent methyltransferase, with protein sequence MEELPHASSFGAAAAAYAEHRPDYAQDAVRWVLDAAPGIRVLDLGAGTGKLTATLVAAGADVTAVEPDPAMLAELRRTLPQIRALPGNAEVIPLPDATFDAVVSGNAMHWFDMAVAGPEITRVLAPGGVLAGLWNVVDDRVDWVAGLAKVSGSAAIGPRDTPDAWRAETAGMASGFVAPEQAEFPHGQRRTADSLVATLGTRAGMLVMPDEERQAALGRIRAFLASRPETADGEFTLPMLTCVLRAHRPA
- the pip gene encoding prolyl aminopeptidase; the protein is MTELYPPIEPYETGMLDVGDGNLVYWEVCGNPAGKPALVVHGGPGSGCGPGPRRYFDPDRYRIVLFDQRGSGRSTPHASDPATDLRHNTTWHLIADMEQLRERLGIDRWLLYGGSWGSTLILAYAQHHPRRVSEIVIAAVTMTRRADIDWLYRGVGRFFPEQWERFLQGAPGTPRDGNVVAAYARLMEHPDPAVRERATIDWCAWEDAVLSGETGGASHPYGDRPPAARLAFVRICAHYFSHGAWLEENALLRDAGRLAGIPGFLIHGRLDLGGPLQTAWDLHRAWPDSTLTVIESAGHLGTAETRRHVLRALDGFAADDSLGGPT